The following coding sequences lie in one Bacteroidales bacterium genomic window:
- a CDS encoding 4'-phosphopantetheinyl transferase superfamily protein, which translates to MEHDKLIKSSKMPVFFINQIDKSTKIGVWHITETSVNLMDNYSLCCEEKSPINDFVHENRKKHWLSYRLLLRQMIPDSFNIEYDYTGKPLITKNKEYEQVSISHSGEFAAVIISNRKKVGIDIEKISKRIEKVAAKFLCNEEQNFMNNDLRLDYLCVSWSAKEALYKVFGADFYDFANQMLLKPFSLSDTGVIDAQLKNEGYSVHCLIHYQKIQDYFLSYVIC; encoded by the coding sequence ATGGAGCATGATAAGCTGATAAAAAGTAGTAAAATGCCTGTATTTTTTATTAATCAAATTGATAAGAGCACAAAAATTGGGGTTTGGCATATCACCGAAACCTCTGTAAATTTAATGGACAATTATAGTTTGTGCTGTGAGGAAAAGTCTCCAATAAATGATTTCGTACATGAAAATCGAAAAAAACACTGGTTGAGTTATAGATTATTGTTAAGACAAATGATTCCTGATAGCTTTAATATCGAATACGATTACACCGGTAAGCCATTGATTACTAAAAACAAAGAGTACGAACAAGTTTCTATATCCCATTCAGGGGAATTTGCGGCCGTTATAATTAGTAATAGAAAGAAGGTTGGGATTGATATTGAAAAGATTAGCAAACGTATTGAAAAAGTTGCAGCAAAGTTTTTATGTAATGAAGAACAGAATTTTATGAATAATGATCTCAGGCTTGATTATTTATGTGTGAGTTGGTCGGCAAAAGAAGCGCTGTACAAAGTTTTTGGCGCTGATTTCTATGATTTTGCTAATCAAATGCTACTCAAGCCTTTTAGCCTTAGTGATACAGGAGTTATTGATGCACAATTGAAGAATGAAGGTTATTCCGTTCATTGTTTAATACATTATCAAAAAATTCAAGATTATTTCCTTTCATATGTAATTTGTTGA
- a CDS encoding lysophospholipid acyltransferase family protein, with product MRNFTTKILSYFLFGVLILLSLLPFWVLYGIADLLAFILCYVLRYRKKVVMKNLEGSIQGDSNAKKIIWPFYRFLADVFVESIKCFTISKKNLLKRIICVNPEIMEQYAQKNKSVIFMSAHYCNWEYLIYSMNLLFPHWAIGVGKPLSNAVMNKLTNARRSRFGMKIINAKNIKEEFQKDKDKLTANLFLSDQYPGGKSKGYHCVFLNKETDFLYGAEKYAAEYDYSVVYGDFRRLKRGRYQIEIIKITDKPKETEFGYIMSIYVGLLQKSILSQPEFWLWSHKRWKHLPNFYG from the coding sequence ATGAGAAATTTCACGACCAAAATTTTAAGTTATTTTTTATTTGGAGTTTTAATTTTGTTGTCACTGCTTCCCTTTTGGGTATTATATGGCATTGCTGATTTACTGGCATTTATATTATGTTATGTGCTAAGATATCGCAAAAAAGTTGTTATGAAAAACCTAGAAGGGAGTATTCAGGGTGATTCAAATGCAAAAAAAATAATATGGCCTTTTTATCGATTTCTTGCTGATGTTTTTGTCGAATCTATTAAGTGTTTTACCATAAGCAAAAAGAATTTGCTAAAACGAATTATCTGTGTGAACCCAGAAATAATGGAGCAATATGCTCAAAAAAACAAAAGCGTCATATTTATGTCTGCACATTATTGCAATTGGGAATACCTGATTTATTCGATGAATTTATTATTTCCACATTGGGCTATTGGGGTAGGAAAGCCCTTATCAAATGCGGTGATGAATAAACTTACTAATGCCAGAAGGAGTCGTTTTGGTATGAAAATTATCAATGCAAAGAATATTAAGGAAGAATTTCAAAAAGACAAGGACAAACTTACAGCGAACTTGTTTCTTTCCGACCAGTATCCCGGAGGTAAAAGTAAAGGATATCATTGTGTTTTTTTAAATAAAGAAACTGATTTTTTGTATGGAGCTGAAAAATATGCAGCGGAATATGACTATTCAGTTGTTTATGGTGATTTTAGAAGATTGAAACGGGGTCGTTATCAAATAGAAATTATTAAGATTACAGACAAACCTAAAGAAACTGAGTTTGGTTATATTATGAGTATTTATGTCGGCCTGCTTCAGAAGAGCATTTTAAGCCAGCCTGAATTTTGGTTGTGGTCGCATAAGCGATGGAAACATCTACCGAATTTTTACGGCTAA
- the recG gene encoding ATP-dependent DNA helicase RecG: MLHTFLDTPIEYCKGVGPARAEVLKKEAGIFTFRDLLSYYPYRYVDKTKFQKIYEIDTSTGYVQLIGKVNEISIAGVGKGTRMIVRFADDTGEIELVWFNGVKWLKEKIKQGSEYVVFGKPTYFNGKINITHPEIELLEKSEKNKTSSILQPFYNSSEKLKSKGLDSKGVGKIIRNILNDAIGKLKENLSTKIIQKLHLVSHEAAVNAIHFPENFNELGRAKARLKFEELFFIQLRLVMMKHYRQKEIRGHIFATVGENLNTFFYKVLPYKLTEAQKRVIREIRKDMSTGKQMNRLLQGDVGSGKTLVALMCMLIALDNGFQSCLMAPTEVLAIQHYQTLQGFLKQMGINVSLLTGSVKSAQRKKILEGLSNGDIKFVIGTHALIEDIVRFKSLGLAVIDEQHRFGVAQRAKLWKKGTIPPHILVMTATPIPRTLAMTIYGDLDVSVIDELPPGRKPITSMHFDDSSRLKVQGFMKTQIRQGRQIYVVYPLIFESEALDLKHLMEGYEAIVRDFPLPEFAVSMVHGQMKSQERDYEMSRFVKGETQIMVATTVIEVGVDVPNATVMVIENAERFGLSQLHQLRGRVGRGADQSYCLLMTADKISNEALVRIETMLKTNDGFQIAEADLKLRGPGNIDGLQQSGITDLVLADIVADEKILKYAHMVAKETIESDPELKKPENYPIKDFIQSENKRKGSWSMIS, encoded by the coding sequence GTGTTACACACTTTTCTTGACACACCTATTGAATATTGTAAAGGAGTTGGCCCCGCTCGTGCCGAAGTATTAAAAAAAGAGGCAGGTATTTTTACATTTCGAGATTTGCTTTCTTATTATCCTTATAGATATGTTGATAAGACAAAATTTCAAAAAATTTATGAAATTGATACTAGTACCGGATATGTACAGTTAATAGGAAAAGTAAATGAAATTTCAATTGCAGGAGTTGGCAAAGGGACAAGAATGATTGTAAGGTTTGCTGATGATACCGGAGAAATTGAATTGGTTTGGTTTAATGGAGTGAAATGGCTTAAGGAAAAAATTAAACAGGGTTCTGAATATGTTGTTTTCGGAAAACCTACTTACTTTAATGGCAAGATAAACATTACACATCCCGAAATTGAATTATTGGAAAAATCCGAAAAAAACAAAACTTCAAGTATTTTACAGCCGTTTTATAATTCATCCGAAAAACTTAAGTCCAAAGGGCTTGATAGCAAGGGTGTCGGTAAAATAATTAGAAATATTTTAAATGATGCTATCGGTAAATTAAAGGAAAATCTTTCAACAAAAATTATTCAAAAACTGCATTTGGTATCTCACGAAGCAGCGGTTAATGCTATACATTTTCCTGAAAATTTCAATGAACTTGGTAGAGCCAAAGCAAGACTTAAATTTGAAGAATTATTTTTTATTCAGTTGCGGCTTGTTATGATGAAACATTACAGGCAAAAAGAAATAAGGGGACATATTTTTGCTACTGTGGGAGAGAACCTGAATACATTTTTTTATAAAGTTTTGCCCTACAAACTGACGGAAGCTCAAAAAAGAGTTATACGTGAAATAAGGAAAGATATGTCCACCGGGAAACAGATGAACCGTTTGCTGCAGGGCGATGTGGGAAGCGGAAAGACATTGGTGGCACTTATGTGTATGCTTATAGCTCTTGATAATGGATTCCAGTCCTGTTTAATGGCTCCGACCGAAGTTTTGGCAATTCAGCATTATCAAACTCTGCAGGGATTTCTAAAACAAATGGGAATAAATGTTTCTTTGCTTACAGGTTCGGTAAAATCCGCTCAAAGAAAAAAAATATTGGAAGGTTTGAGTAATGGAGATATAAAATTTGTAATAGGAACACACGCATTGATAGAAGATATAGTAAGATTTAAAAGCCTGGGACTGGCTGTTATTGACGAACAACATCGCTTTGGGGTTGCCCAGCGTGCAAAACTCTGGAAAAAAGGAACTATTCCTCCGCATATTCTTGTTATGACAGCTACGCCAATCCCAAGGACTTTGGCAATGACAATATATGGCGACCTCGACGTTTCTGTGATTGACGAATTACCTCCAGGGAGGAAACCGATAACTTCAATGCATTTCGATGATTCGTCACGACTGAAAGTACAAGGGTTTATGAAAACTCAGATACGTCAAGGACGGCAAATATATGTTGTTTATCCATTAATATTTGAATCCGAAGCATTGGATTTGAAACACCTTATGGAAGGTTATGAGGCTATTGTTAGGGATTTTCCTTTGCCTGAATTTGCAGTCAGCATGGTTCACGGCCAAATGAAATCACAGGAAAGGGATTATGAAATGTCACGTTTTGTAAAAGGAGAAACACAAATCATGGTTGCTACAACCGTGATAGAAGTGGGTGTAGACGTCCCTAATGCTACCGTTATGGTGATTGAAAATGCCGAACGTTTTGGATTGTCACAATTACATCAATTGCGCGGTAGAGTGGGAAGAGGTGCCGACCAATCTTATTGTTTATTGATGACAGCAGATAAAATTAGTAACGAAGCCCTTGTCCGTATTGAAACTATGTTAAAAACAAACGATGGGTTTCAGATTGCTGAAGCAGATTTGAAACTGAGAGGCCCAGGTAATATTGACGGTTTACAACAAAGCGGAATTACAGACCTGGTACTTGCAGATATTGTTGCTGATGAAAAAATTCTGAAATATGCACATATGGTTGCAAAAGAAACAATTGAATCTGACCCTGAACTTAAAAAACCAGAAAATTATCCTATAAAGGATTTTATTCAAAGTGAAAACAAGCGTAAAGGCTCATGGAGCATGATAAGCTGA
- the gldN gene encoding gliding motility protein GldN — MKRIISIISFVAFLFSIQHDANAQNNLGKPPLDGVYYKLNTPNREPIPYSSLREADVMWAKRIWRIIDMRQKINLPFYYPVQEQQGRKSLMQILYNAIKENTITAYTTDNEEFLTPLTPAELKRTLDKEDTMTMTRLEPPYDEYDSVISNPFDPSSVYLLRVKEDWFFDKQRSVMDVRILGLCPYMEELDEFGEPKGFKPLFWVYFPECRKIFANNEVYNKWNDAERRTYEDVFFKRLFGSYIYKESNVYDRRIYQYAKGMDGLLEAERVKEELFVKEHDLWEY, encoded by the coding sequence ATGAAAAGAATAATCAGTATCATATCATTTGTTGCATTCCTGTTCTCTATACAGCATGATGCAAATGCACAAAATAATTTAGGAAAACCGCCTTTAGATGGTGTTTATTATAAATTGAACACTCCTAATCGTGAGCCCATACCTTATTCTTCACTTCGTGAAGCTGATGTTATGTGGGCCAAACGTATATGGCGCATTATTGATATGAGACAAAAAATTAACCTCCCGTTTTATTATCCTGTTCAAGAACAACAGGGGCGTAAAAGCCTTATGCAAATTCTTTATAATGCGATTAAAGAAAACACAATTACAGCTTATACAACGGATAACGAAGAATTTTTAACACCACTAACTCCTGCAGAATTAAAAAGAACTCTTGACAAGGAGGATACTATGACAATGACTAGATTGGAACCACCTTACGATGAATATGATAGTGTGATTTCCAATCCTTTTGATCCATCTTCAGTTTATTTATTGAGGGTAAAAGAAGACTGGTTTTTTGATAAACAGCGTTCTGTTATGGATGTCCGAATTCTTGGTTTATGTCCATATATGGAAGAATTGGATGAATTTGGTGAACCTAAAGGTTTTAAACCATTATTTTGGGTTTATTTTCCTGAATGTCGCAAAATTTTTGCCAATAATGAAGTATATAACAAATGGAACGATGCTGAAAGAAGAACATATGAAGATGTGTTTTTTAAACGGCTTTTTGGAAGTTATATTTACAAAGAAAGTAATGTTTACGATAGAAGAATATACCAATATGCAAAGGGAATGGATGGTTTGCTCGAAGCGGAGAGGGTTAAAGAAGAACTCTTTGTTAAAGAGCATGATTTGTGGGAATATTAA
- a CDS encoding geranylgeranylglyceryl/heptaprenylglyceryl phosphate synthase translates to MDIYKQILEKASKGKKQLCVLLDPDKLTHADTQNITFVAQDAGIDCFFIGGSLFTSDKIDETIISVKERSTIPVVIFPGNVLQISSHADAILFLSLISGRNAEMLIGKHVIAAPYIREAGMEVIPTGYMLVDGGKQTAVSYMSNSLPIPYDKNDIAMCTALAGEMLGLKLIYMDAGSGAEKNISLSMVEKVKTNIKIPLVIGGGICDAYTAKDIFNAGADILVIGNAVENNSSLIYDIMQIIK, encoded by the coding sequence ATGGATATATACAAACAAATTTTAGAAAAAGCAAGTAAAGGTAAAAAGCAGCTTTGCGTTTTACTTGACCCCGATAAGCTTACTCATGCCGATACTCAAAACATTACTTTTGTTGCTCAAGATGCAGGAATAGATTGTTTTTTTATAGGGGGAAGCCTTTTTACCTCAGACAAAATAGATGAAACCATTATATCCGTTAAGGAAAGGTCAACAATTCCGGTAGTAATTTTCCCCGGCAATGTTTTACAGATAAGTTCACATGCGGATGCGATATTGTTTCTTTCACTTATTTCCGGCAGAAATGCTGAAATGCTGATAGGAAAACATGTTATTGCCGCGCCATATATTCGCGAGGCAGGCATGGAAGTAATCCCAACCGGCTATATGCTTGTTGATGGTGGAAAACAAACAGCAGTTTCATACATGAGTAATTCATTGCCAATACCTTATGATAAAAATGATATTGCAATGTGTACGGCATTGGCTGGAGAAATGTTAGGACTAAAACTAATATACATGGATGCTGGCAGCGGAGCCGAAAAAAATATCAGTTTATCAATGGTTGAAAAAGTAAAAACGAATATCAAAATCCCATTGGTTATTGGTGGCGGCATTTGCGATGCTTATACAGCAAAAGATATTTTTAATGCTGGAGCAGATATTCTTGTTATTGGCAATGCTGTCGAAAACAACTCGTCTCTTATTTATGATATTATGCAAATTATTAAATAA
- a CDS encoding SUMF1/EgtB/PvdO family nonheme iron enzyme: MKKFLVIIAFFAIIALSSCKNQGSGELIGVPGREGFYQPTPYGMLFIPPGSYQMGPSDQDVPYSLTAQHKTVTVQAFYMDETEITNNEYRQFVYYVRDSLARELLGGVTPEDWWIEEDEFGEPLEPHMLNWETRIRWDRLEQEEIEALAPLYMPEHERFYRRKEIDTRKLNYVYYWIDYRAAAKKDFSADAQATQDQADYDLASLANRPQGVKDRSVYIKKDVINVYPDTLCWVHDYTYSYNEPMLNYFAHPAYDNYPVVGVNWKQARAFCIWRSNMLNDYLEAGGETRVNEFRLPTESEWEWAARGGLDESPFPWGGPYIRNSNGCFLGNYKPLRGNYIDDGGVHTLIVAHFAPNDYGLYDMAGNVAEWCDDAYDESAYNFAHDLNMNYSYEAKKSDPEALKRKVIRGGSWKDVGYYMQTGTRTYEFQDTAKCYIGFRCVQTYLGRHIDDGSSSSNVYR; encoded by the coding sequence ATGAAAAAATTCCTGGTAATAATAGCTTTTTTTGCAATAATAGCTTTAAGCAGTTGCAAAAATCAAGGTAGCGGGGAACTCATAGGGGTTCCGGGAAGGGAAGGATTTTATCAGCCTACACCTTACGGAATGTTATTTATTCCTCCCGGCAGTTATCAAATGGGCCCCAGCGATCAGGACGTTCCATATTCATTAACGGCACAACACAAAACAGTTACCGTGCAAGCATTTTATATGGATGAGACTGAGATAACCAATAACGAGTATCGTCAATTTGTATATTATGTAAGAGATTCTTTGGCAAGGGAATTACTTGGAGGAGTTACTCCTGAGGATTGGTGGATTGAAGAAGACGAATTTGGCGAACCACTGGAACCACACATGCTGAACTGGGAGACAAGAATTCGCTGGGACAGGTTGGAGCAGGAAGAAATAGAAGCATTGGCTCCTTTATATATGCCGGAACATGAAAGATTTTACAGAAGAAAAGAAATAGATACCAGAAAACTAAATTATGTTTATTACTGGATAGATTATAGAGCAGCAGCAAAAAAAGATTTCTCAGCTGATGCACAAGCTACACAAGACCAAGCCGACTATGATTTGGCAAGCTTGGCAAACCGTCCTCAGGGAGTAAAAGACAGATCAGTTTATATTAAAAAGGATGTAATTAATGTTTATCCGGATACCTTATGCTGGGTTCACGATTACACATATTCTTATAATGAGCCCATGTTGAATTATTTTGCACATCCCGCTTATGATAATTATCCTGTTGTAGGCGTTAACTGGAAACAAGCTCGTGCATTTTGTATCTGGAGGTCTAATATGCTTAATGATTATCTGGAAGCTGGTGGAGAAACAAGAGTTAATGAATTCCGTTTACCCACAGAATCCGAATGGGAATGGGCAGCACGCGGCGGACTTGATGAAAGTCCTTTCCCTTGGGGTGGACCCTATATTCGCAATAGCAATGGGTGTTTCCTTGGAAACTACAAACCTTTAAGAGGTAATTATATAGATGATGGAGGTGTACATACTTTGATAGTAGCTCACTTTGCACCAAATGATTATGGGTTATATGATATGGCTGGTAATGTTGCTGAATGGTGTGATGATGCATATGATGAATCTGCTTATAATTTTGCTCATGATCTCAATATGAATTATTCATACGAAGCAAAAAAATCAGATCCTGAAGCGTTGAAACGCAAAGTTATTAGGGGAGGCTCATGGAAAGACGTTGGATATTATATGCAAACAGGAACCAGAACCTATGAGTTTCAGGATACGGCAAAATGTTATATAGGCTTCAGGTGCGTGCAAACATACTTAGGCCGTCATATTGACGATGGCTCAAGTTCTTCAAATGTTTATAGATAA
- the gldM gene encoding gliding motility protein GldM, whose amino-acid sequence MGATNCPETPRQRMIQMMYLVLTALLALNVSKEILNAYLVVNEGMETTNKNFSKKVESSYAQFDKQMEINRAKVQPYYEKAQQAKKFSDDLIAYIEQMKLEVIAKESRKSVEEIKTLKFGSLPGLDKWSESTRYFIGSSEKGEGAKATELKNKLEEYKTSLLNLIDEKHRANMNLGIDTKGPYKSLNGREQNWEMHNFYNTIMAADIVILNKLIAEVKNAEFDVVNRLISEISLEDFKFDKIGAKVVAKSSYILTGETYEADIFVAAYDTKQNPEIIVGAGVDTNTLVISGTQMTVEGEAGVGKLKLPAGGPGVKQYGGVIKVTGSDGVERSYPFNSEYVVGTPSATISPVKMNVFYIGLDNPVSISVPGASNEQITATITGGGGSITKVNGKDHNYIVKVATQGEATVNVSAKMGATSRSMCSMKFRVKRVPSPIPYVGNVQGGLIPKGTLLAAGGVIPRMDGFEFEAYFTITSFTLTMSQAGDLISLQSSGSKFTPQMITMINKATRGQKVYIEDIKAKGPDGSSRSLSSIALKIN is encoded by the coding sequence ATGGGTGCAACAAATTGTCCGGAAACCCCGAGACAGCGAATGATTCAAATGATGTATCTCGTTCTGACAGCACTTTTGGCACTTAACGTATCTAAAGAGATTCTGAATGCATACCTCGTTGTAAACGAAGGTATGGAAACAACAAATAAAAACTTTTCTAAAAAAGTTGAAAGTTCATATGCTCAGTTCGATAAACAGATGGAAATTAATAGAGCCAAGGTTCAGCCTTATTACGAAAAAGCACAGCAGGCCAAGAAATTTTCAGATGACTTGATTGCTTATATAGAACAGATGAAATTGGAAGTTATTGCTAAAGAATCACGCAAATCAGTTGAAGAGATTAAGACATTGAAATTTGGATCCCTTCCCGGCTTGGATAAATGGTCCGAATCTACGCGCTATTTTATAGGAAGCAGTGAAAAAGGTGAGGGAGCCAAGGCCACTGAATTAAAAAACAAACTGGAAGAATACAAAACAAGTTTGTTAAATCTGATTGATGAAAAACATCGCGCTAATATGAATTTAGGTATAGACACAAAAGGTCCTTATAAAAGTTTAAATGGCCGCGAGCAAAATTGGGAGATGCATAATTTTTATAATACTATCATGGCAGCAGACATTGTTATATTGAACAAACTGATTGCCGAAGTGAAAAATGCTGAATTTGATGTGGTAAACAGATTGATATCTGAAATTTCACTGGAAGATTTTAAATTTGATAAAATTGGAGCTAAAGTAGTTGCAAAAAGCAGTTATATATTAACTGGAGAAACTTATGAAGCTGATATTTTTGTCGCAGCTTATGACACAAAGCAAAATCCAGAAATAATTGTGGGTGCAGGAGTTGATACAAATACTCTCGTAATAAGTGGGACACAAATGACAGTTGAAGGCGAAGCAGGTGTGGGTAAGTTGAAACTTCCAGCCGGAGGTCCCGGTGTTAAGCAATACGGTGGAGTTATTAAAGTTACAGGTTCTGATGGGGTTGAGAGGTCGTATCCTTTCAACAGTGAATATGTTGTTGGAACACCATCTGCCACAATATCACCGGTTAAAATGAATGTTTTTTATATTGGACTAGATAATCCTGTCTCGATTTCAGTTCCTGGAGCTTCAAACGAACAAATAACAGCTACTATTACTGGCGGCGGTGGCAGCATTACTAAAGTGAATGGAAAGGATCATAATTACATTGTAAAAGTAGCAACTCAGGGAGAAGCAACAGTAAATGTAAGCGCCAAAATGGGAGCAACTTCTCGTTCTATGTGTTCGATGAAATTCAGGGTAAAGCGTGTACCTAGCCCTATTCCTTACGTTGGGAATGTACAGGGAGGTTTGATACCTAAAGGTACGCTTTTGGCTGCTGGCGGAGTCATACCAAGAATGGATGGTTTTGAATTCGAAGCTTATTTTACGATTACAAGTTTTACTCTTACAATGAGTCAGGCCGGCGATCTTATTTCTCTTCAGTCGAGCGGTTCAAAGTTTACCCCACAAATGATTACCATGATAAATAAAGCTACAAGAGGGCAAAAAGTATATATTGAAGATATTAAAGCGAAGGGGCCGGATGGATCTTCACGTTCTTTAAGTTCAATTGCTTTAAAAATTAATTAA
- the gldL gene encoding gliding motility protein GldL — protein MGLYNLVRSKGYKQFMAKLYGWGASVVILGALFKINHYPGADIMLIIGLGTESLIFFFSAFEPLHVEYDWSLVYPELAGMDDIDGKKKKKNLTQELDRMLEEAKIGPELINSLGEGMRHLGENAKKLSGVADAAGATDSYVSNLNMASSSVKNLSETYAKTAEILGKDIYSAEELTNSIKTASASANNLTGAYSQMAETIQKDINATEMYVNSIKQATESAHNLADKYTRSCESLTKSAEAIDFSAVDGKSYGDQIQRMSKNLSDLNNIYELQLKSTGEQLQKTDMMKETITSFLSNLNESVEGTAKYKEQVNVLAKNVSALNQVYGNMLAAMNIKQNN, from the coding sequence ATGGGACTTTATAATTTAGTAAGAAGCAAGGGTTACAAACAATTTATGGCCAAATTATATGGCTGGGGTGCATCAGTGGTTATTCTTGGTGCTTTATTTAAAATCAATCACTATCCCGGGGCAGATATCATGCTTATTATTGGTTTGGGGACAGAATCATTAATTTTCTTTTTCTCGGCTTTTGAACCACTGCATGTGGAGTATGACTGGTCGTTGGTATATCCTGAACTAGCAGGCATGGATGATATTGATGGAAAGAAAAAGAAGAAAAACCTTACACAGGAACTTGATAGAATGCTTGAAGAAGCAAAAATAGGTCCAGAACTTATAAATAGTTTGGGAGAAGGGATGCGTCATTTGGGCGAAAATGCAAAAAAACTTTCTGGCGTTGCTGATGCTGCCGGTGCTACTGATAGTTACGTATCAAATTTGAATATGGCATCTAGCTCTGTTAAAAATTTATCAGAAACTTATGCAAAAACTGCTGAAATTTTAGGAAAAGATATCTACTCAGCTGAAGAATTAACAAACAGTATTAAAACCGCTTCGGCTTCTGCAAATAATTTAACGGGCGCATATAGCCAGATGGCTGAAACTATCCAAAAAGATATTAATGCTACCGAAATGTACGTTAATAGTATTAAGCAGGCCACAGAATCAGCACATAATCTTGCAGATAAATATACAAGGTCATGTGAATCATTGACAAAATCAGCAGAAGCTATAGATTTTTCTGCTGTTGACGGAAAATCATATGGAGACCAGATACAAAGGATGTCGAAAAATTTATCTGACCTTAATAACATTTACGAATTACAACTGAAGAGCACAGGTGAACAGCTTCAAAAAACAGATATGATGAAAGAAACAATAACTTCGTTTCTGTCAAATCTTAATGAATCTGTTGAAGGCACTGCAAAATACAAAGAACAGGTCAATGTGCTGGCTAAAAATGTTTCGGCACTTAATCAAGTTTATGGAAATATGCTTGCTGCAATGAATATTAAACAAAACAATTAA